In Dermacentor silvarum isolate Dsil-2018 chromosome 2, BIME_Dsil_1.4, whole genome shotgun sequence, the following proteins share a genomic window:
- the LOC119442174 gene encoding programmed cell death protein 10-like — MTMGEESPVSSLVLPVLIRPILDKLERKDLGAAQTLKGAVTKVEMEHPGFLYDLVMGLIKETDVSVNVTECLLKLQGSIPDNEDLKCSRTEDAFQEFNRRASYLKKVLSRIPDEINDRKTFLDTIKEIASAIKKLLDAVNDVSTYIPSPYRKQALEHRKREFVKYSKRFSNTLKEFFKEGQVQAVFVSAVYLIYQTNHIMVTVKNECD; from the exons ATGACAATGGGAGAAGAGTCTCCTGTCTCGTCCCTCGTGCTTCCAGTGCTGATTCGTCCTATATTGGACAAA TTGGAAAGAAAAGATCTAGGGGCAGCCCAAACTTTAAAAGGAGCCGTCACCAAG GTTGAAATGGAACATCCTGGCTTTTTGTATGACCTTGTAATGGGACTGATTAAAGAGACTGATGTTTCCGTGAATGTCACAGAGTGCCTGCTGAAACTTCAAGGGTCGATTCCTGACAATGAAG ACCTGAAGTGCTCTAGGACAGAGGATGCTTTCCAAGAATTCAACCGGCGTGCGTCATACCTCAAGAAAGTTCTCAGTCGAATCCCTGATGAAATCAATGATCGCAAGACATTCTTGGACACAATTAA GGAGATCGCCAGCGCAATCAAGAAGTTGTTGGATGCTGTTAATGATGTTTCCACCTATATTCCATCTCCATACAGGAAGCAG GCATTGGAACATCGAAAACGGGAGTTTGTAAAGTACTCCAAGCGCTTTAGTAACACCCTAAAGGAATTCTTCAAGGAGGGGCA GGTACAGGCAGTTTTTGTGAGTGCAGTGTACCTCATCTACCAAACAAACCACATTATGGTCACCGTCAAGAATGAATGTGACTAA